From one Candidatus Caldatribacterium sp. genomic stretch:
- a CDS encoding FGGY-family carbohydrate kinase, which translates to MPLLLGIDIGTTNTKLKVYDEEGNGLSEKSFSTPPFSDSHGPYYDAGELLTTLCEAISGFPERIRKGIAALSVSSFAEVMVGLDEKGDPITRCIPWYDERTKEEAESVPLDPAFVYETTGLSPHHKYSLYKLLWHRRHEPEIFHKVRFFTSMSGFVLFALSGVLSFDYSLASRTMLFDQRNRTWSPKLLEVAGVEEGQLAPLMPSGIPLGRIREKAAQSCGLSPDVLVVTGGHDHPCAALASGVFQRGWGLISTGTTESLMVPLESVPSFPDTRAGKPFSFGHHVVFPLYYAMGGIYSGGYAVDWVLRILGESYDRFDDLSLFPDRNTPFFFPYLLGGEYEEAKGALLNLSGETKREDFLQAVLLGLCAEYRTIWERMERELSYNVTQAVNVGGGVKNRAWMRLKATFLKRSIIVPKEKEGSCQGAALLAGIGSGVYKSPEEAFTRTFRVESTFEPVRELEKEVERWFNIFQDLREVLRKANVRIAQGREK; encoded by the coding sequence CACGACGAACACCAAACTCAAGGTCTACGATGAAGAAGGGAACGGGCTCTCGGAAAAGAGCTTTTCCACACCCCCTTTTTCCGACTCCCACGGTCCGTACTACGACGCAGGAGAACTCCTCACCACTCTCTGTGAAGCCATTTCCGGTTTTCCAGAACGCATCCGAAAGGGGATTGCCGCCCTCAGCGTTTCAAGCTTTGCCGAGGTCATGGTAGGGCTTGACGAAAAGGGGGACCCCATCACCCGGTGTATTCCCTGGTACGATGAGCGGACCAAAGAGGAAGCCGAGAGCGTTCCTCTTGACCCTGCCTTCGTGTACGAAACCACAGGTCTTTCCCCCCACCACAAGTACTCCCTCTACAAGCTCCTCTGGCACCGCCGCCATGAACCAGAAATCTTCCACAAGGTGCGCTTCTTCACTTCAATGTCAGGGTTTGTCCTCTTTGCCCTGAGCGGGGTTTTATCCTTCGACTACTCCCTCGCCTCCCGGACCATGCTCTTTGACCAGCGCAATCGCACCTGGTCCCCGAAGCTCCTCGAGGTAGCGGGGGTAGAAGAAGGGCAACTTGCTCCCCTTATGCCTTCTGGAATTCCCCTGGGGCGGATAAGAGAAAAGGCTGCCCAATCCTGTGGTCTCTCTCCGGATGTCCTTGTGGTCACCGGGGGACACGACCATCCCTGCGCTGCCCTGGCAAGCGGTGTTTTCCAGAGAGGATGGGGACTCATCTCCACCGGAACAACCGAGTCCCTCATGGTTCCCTTAGAGAGTGTCCCCTCTTTCCCAGACACAAGAGCCGGGAAACCCTTCTCCTTTGGGCACCACGTTGTCTTCCCCCTCTACTACGCCATGGGGGGCATCTACAGCGGGGGTTACGCCGTCGACTGGGTGCTCCGAATCCTTGGGGAGTCGTACGATCGCTTCGATGACCTCTCCCTTTTCCCTGACCGGAACACCCCCTTCTTCTTCCCATACCTTCTCGGTGGGGAGTACGAAGAAGCCAAAGGAGCCCTTCTGAACCTTTCGGGGGAAACGAAACGAGAAGATTTCCTTCAAGCGGTGCTCTTGGGTCTCTGCGCCGAGTACCGGACAATCTGGGAACGAATGGAAAGAGAGCTCTCCTACAACGTAACCCAAGCGGTGAACGTCGGTGGGGGTGTCAAAAATCGGGCCTGGATGCGCCTCAAGGCGACGTTCCTCAAGCGTTCTATCATCGTCCCAAAGGAAAAAGAGGGGAGTTGCCAGGGCGCAGCCCTCCTTGCCGGCATCGGGAGCGGAGTGTACAAAAGCCCCGAGGAAGCCTTTACCCGGACATTCCGGGTGGAATCGACCTTCGAACCGGTGCGGGAACTTGAGAAAGAGGTCGAACGCTGGTTCAACATCTTTCAGGACCTTCGGGAGGTTCTCAGGAAAGCCAATGTGCGCATTGCCCAAGGAAGGGAAAAATAG
- a CDS encoding CopG family transcriptional regulator, whose protein sequence is MCALPKEGKNRVGVIGIIVTDREKQAERVNEILGEFGDIIIGRMGIPYRERNISVIALIVDGDTDTLGALTGRLGKIPGVRVKSALVSTE, encoded by the coding sequence ATGTGCGCATTGCCCAAGGAAGGGAAAAATAGGGTTGGGGTCATCGGCATCATCGTCACCGACCGGGAGAAGCAGGCTGAACGGGTGAACGAAATCCTGGGAGAATTCGGAGACATCATCATTGGCCGCATGGGCATTCCCTACCGGGAACGGAATATCTCCGTTATCGCCCTCATTGTCGATGGTGACACCGACACCCTTGGAGCCCTGACCGGACGCTTAGGGAAAATCCCCGGAGTCCGGGTGAAATCGGCCCTTGTGTCGACTGAATGA